A single window of Solenopsis invicta isolate M01_SB chromosome 3, UNIL_Sinv_3.0, whole genome shotgun sequence DNA harbors:
- the LOC105204550 gene encoding uncharacterized protein LOC105204550 isoform X2 produces the protein MMDDEEQEELRCTGSDVEIEEYTDTEESPYVAYQAGGDKLFDTDRENWQKLRFLATLVSVAVSVTILVISYPLYLESVAAVSSAYTGLLFTALCSALILGLVYFAIDRVSPPPPLVPNSMRIKIPRCGLIKISTLYALSGILITLSLDRNRVLCHLQDPIKGIILVFSLVYYFFFCRKMMSLQRIFSSTTIIVGLFISVDYGLCDEFRCRGKEVSSHTAIRGSWGARAVWTFVYVGALAAFAMFFTMLERHYTTGQNMCQMLTTQHSSFLYTVSRLVSSRDIRRRGSEEEGGRLLHVTDPDPTIKPKSYPKPPVMQTLFYIHVIAFFAILTLCWLDTLPGVGRGLSPVELYRTVERGLICHFKSDNQCANVSSHGWIFLFAYVVFAISILNFLSLCESAVFSVATATISLPLSGIWWSLYRMDIGLHGGSISWWPGVTGELICALLGLPVVLLGLGLLVRSHFKDTQMSYQTIQPPDVQPPEACHR, from the exons ATGATGGACGACGAGGAGCAGGAGGAGCTCCGTTGCACCGGCAGCGATGTCGAGATCGAAGAGTACACCGACACCGAGGAGTCGCCATATGTCGCTTATCAGGCCGGCGGTGATAAGCTGTTTGATACCGATCGCGAGAATTGGCAGAAACTCCGTTTCCTGGCCACCCTCGTGTCCGTCGCGGTATCAGTTACCATCCTCGTTATCAGCTATCCGCTTTATCTCGAGAGCGTCGCCGCTGTCTCCAGCGCTTACACAG GACTTCTTTTCACTGCCCTGTGCTCCGCTCTTATTTTGGGATTGGTGTACTTCGCCATCGACAGAgtgtcgccgccgccaccgttaGTACCGAACAGCATGCGGATCAAGATACCCCGCTGCGGCCTGATCAAAATAAGCACTCTCTATGCCCTCTCGGGAATCTTAATCACCTTGTCCCTAGACCGGAATAGGGTGCTGTGTCATTTGCAGGACCCGATAAAGGGCATCATTCTCGTCTTCTCCCTCGTCTACTACTTCTTCTTTTGTCGGAAAA TGATGAGTTTGCAGCGAATATTCTCGAGCACAACCATTATAGTGGGTCTGTTTATAAGCGTCGATTATGGTCTTTGCGACGAGTTTCGTTGTCGGGGAAAGGAGGTTTCTTCGCACACAGCCATAAGGGGATCTTGGGGTGCCCGGGCGGTTTGGACGTTCGTTTACGTGGGCGCTCTCGCCGCCTTCGCCATGTTCTTCACCATGCTGGAACGCCATTACACCACCGGG CAGAACATGTGCCAGATGTTGACAACGCAGCACAGTTCTTTTCTATACACGGTGTCTCGTCTGGTGTCATCGCGTGACATTCGCCGTCGTGGCTCCGAGGAAGAGGGTGGCCGATTGCTGCACGTGACCGATCCGGATCCCACGATAAAACCGAAGAGCTATCCCAAGCCGCCGGTGATGCAAACCCTTTTTTACATACACGTCATTGCTTTCTTCGCCATCCTGACACTTTGCTGGCTTGACACTTTGCCCGGCGTCGGCAGG GGTCTGTCACCCGTAGAGCTCTATCGTACCGTGGAACGTGGACTGATATGCCACTTTAAAAGCGACAATCAGTGCGCGAACGTTTCCAGCCATGGATGGATTTTCCTATTTGCGTATGTCGTCTTCGCAATCTCAATCCTCAACTTCTTGTCGTTGTGCGAAAGCGCGGTATTCAGCGTGGCCACTGCGACTATCTCACTTCCGCTATCCGGTATATGGTGGAGCCTTTACAGAATGGACATCGGTTTACACGGGG GCTCCATCTCCTGGTGGCCGGGAGTGACAGGCGAGCTGATCTGCGCCTTGCTCGGTCTTCCTGTCGTGCTGCTCGGTCTGGGCCTGCTGGTCAGATCGCACTTTAAAGACACCCAGATGTCCTATCAGACCATCCAACCGCCCGACGTCCAGCCACCCGAGGCCTGTCACAGATGA
- the LOC105204550 gene encoding uncharacterized protein LOC105204550 isoform X1, whose translation MMDDEEQEELRCTGSDVEIEEYTDTEESPYVAYQAGGDKLFDTDRENWQKLRFLATLVSVAVSVTILVISYPLYLESVAAVSSAYTGLLFTALCSALILGLVYFAIDRVSPPPPLVPNSMRIKIPRCGLIKISTLYALSGILITLSLDRNRVLCHLQDPIKGIILVFSLVYYFFFCRKMMSLQRIFSSTTIIVGLFISVDYGLCDEFRCRGKEVSSHTAIRGSWGARAVWTFVYVGALAAFAMFFTMLERHYTTGQQNMCQMLTTQHSSFLYTVSRLVSSRDIRRRGSEEEGGRLLHVTDPDPTIKPKSYPKPPVMQTLFYIHVIAFFAILTLCWLDTLPGVGRGLSPVELYRTVERGLICHFKSDNQCANVSSHGWIFLFAYVVFAISILNFLSLCESAVFSVATATISLPLSGIWWSLYRMDIGLHGGSISWWPGVTGELICALLGLPVVLLGLGLLVRSHFKDTQMSYQTIQPPDVQPPEACHR comes from the exons ATGATGGACGACGAGGAGCAGGAGGAGCTCCGTTGCACCGGCAGCGATGTCGAGATCGAAGAGTACACCGACACCGAGGAGTCGCCATATGTCGCTTATCAGGCCGGCGGTGATAAGCTGTTTGATACCGATCGCGAGAATTGGCAGAAACTCCGTTTCCTGGCCACCCTCGTGTCCGTCGCGGTATCAGTTACCATCCTCGTTATCAGCTATCCGCTTTATCTCGAGAGCGTCGCCGCTGTCTCCAGCGCTTACACAG GACTTCTTTTCACTGCCCTGTGCTCCGCTCTTATTTTGGGATTGGTGTACTTCGCCATCGACAGAgtgtcgccgccgccaccgttaGTACCGAACAGCATGCGGATCAAGATACCCCGCTGCGGCCTGATCAAAATAAGCACTCTCTATGCCCTCTCGGGAATCTTAATCACCTTGTCCCTAGACCGGAATAGGGTGCTGTGTCATTTGCAGGACCCGATAAAGGGCATCATTCTCGTCTTCTCCCTCGTCTACTACTTCTTCTTTTGTCGGAAAA TGATGAGTTTGCAGCGAATATTCTCGAGCACAACCATTATAGTGGGTCTGTTTATAAGCGTCGATTATGGTCTTTGCGACGAGTTTCGTTGTCGGGGAAAGGAGGTTTCTTCGCACACAGCCATAAGGGGATCTTGGGGTGCCCGGGCGGTTTGGACGTTCGTTTACGTGGGCGCTCTCGCCGCCTTCGCCATGTTCTTCACCATGCTGGAACGCCATTACACCACCGGG CAGCAGAACATGTGCCAGATGTTGACAACGCAGCACAGTTCTTTTCTATACACGGTGTCTCGTCTGGTGTCATCGCGTGACATTCGCCGTCGTGGCTCCGAGGAAGAGGGTGGCCGATTGCTGCACGTGACCGATCCGGATCCCACGATAAAACCGAAGAGCTATCCCAAGCCGCCGGTGATGCAAACCCTTTTTTACATACACGTCATTGCTTTCTTCGCCATCCTGACACTTTGCTGGCTTGACACTTTGCCCGGCGTCGGCAGG GGTCTGTCACCCGTAGAGCTCTATCGTACCGTGGAACGTGGACTGATATGCCACTTTAAAAGCGACAATCAGTGCGCGAACGTTTCCAGCCATGGATGGATTTTCCTATTTGCGTATGTCGTCTTCGCAATCTCAATCCTCAACTTCTTGTCGTTGTGCGAAAGCGCGGTATTCAGCGTGGCCACTGCGACTATCTCACTTCCGCTATCCGGTATATGGTGGAGCCTTTACAGAATGGACATCGGTTTACACGGGG GCTCCATCTCCTGGTGGCCGGGAGTGACAGGCGAGCTGATCTGCGCCTTGCTCGGTCTTCCTGTCGTGCTGCTCGGTCTGGGCCTGCTGGTCAGATCGCACTTTAAAGACACCCAGATGTCCTATCAGACCATCCAACCGCCCGACGTCCAGCCACCCGAGGCCTGTCACAGATGA
- the LOC105204550 gene encoding uncharacterized protein LOC105204550 isoform X3: MMDDEEQEELRCTGSDVEIEEYTDTEESPYVAYQAGGDKLFDTDRENWQKLRFLATLVSVAVSVTILVISYPLYLESVAAVSSAYTGLLFTALCSALILGLVYFAIDRVSPPPPLVPNSMRIKIPRCGLIKISTLYALSGILITLSLDRNRVLCHLQDPIKGIILVFSLVYYFFFCRKMMSLQRIFSSTTIIVGLFISVDYGLCDEFRCRGKEVSSHTAIRGSWGARAVWTFVYVGALAAFAMFFTMLERHYTTGQQNMCQMLTTQHSSFLYTVSRLVSSRDIRRRGSEEEGGRLLHVTDPDPTIKPKSYPKPPVMQTLFYIHVIAFFAILTLCWLDTLPGVGRGLSPVELYRTVERGLICHFKSDNQCANVSSHGWIFLFAYVVFAISILNFLSLCESAVFSVATATISLPLSGIWWSLYRMDIGLHGGKYVWCMKCCSFSFNFGTKFGFVSQNLRDVKADTRY; this comes from the exons ATGATGGACGACGAGGAGCAGGAGGAGCTCCGTTGCACCGGCAGCGATGTCGAGATCGAAGAGTACACCGACACCGAGGAGTCGCCATATGTCGCTTATCAGGCCGGCGGTGATAAGCTGTTTGATACCGATCGCGAGAATTGGCAGAAACTCCGTTTCCTGGCCACCCTCGTGTCCGTCGCGGTATCAGTTACCATCCTCGTTATCAGCTATCCGCTTTATCTCGAGAGCGTCGCCGCTGTCTCCAGCGCTTACACAG GACTTCTTTTCACTGCCCTGTGCTCCGCTCTTATTTTGGGATTGGTGTACTTCGCCATCGACAGAgtgtcgccgccgccaccgttaGTACCGAACAGCATGCGGATCAAGATACCCCGCTGCGGCCTGATCAAAATAAGCACTCTCTATGCCCTCTCGGGAATCTTAATCACCTTGTCCCTAGACCGGAATAGGGTGCTGTGTCATTTGCAGGACCCGATAAAGGGCATCATTCTCGTCTTCTCCCTCGTCTACTACTTCTTCTTTTGTCGGAAAA TGATGAGTTTGCAGCGAATATTCTCGAGCACAACCATTATAGTGGGTCTGTTTATAAGCGTCGATTATGGTCTTTGCGACGAGTTTCGTTGTCGGGGAAAGGAGGTTTCTTCGCACACAGCCATAAGGGGATCTTGGGGTGCCCGGGCGGTTTGGACGTTCGTTTACGTGGGCGCTCTCGCCGCCTTCGCCATGTTCTTCACCATGCTGGAACGCCATTACACCACCGGG CAGCAGAACATGTGCCAGATGTTGACAACGCAGCACAGTTCTTTTCTATACACGGTGTCTCGTCTGGTGTCATCGCGTGACATTCGCCGTCGTGGCTCCGAGGAAGAGGGTGGCCGATTGCTGCACGTGACCGATCCGGATCCCACGATAAAACCGAAGAGCTATCCCAAGCCGCCGGTGATGCAAACCCTTTTTTACATACACGTCATTGCTTTCTTCGCCATCCTGACACTTTGCTGGCTTGACACTTTGCCCGGCGTCGGCAGG GGTCTGTCACCCGTAGAGCTCTATCGTACCGTGGAACGTGGACTGATATGCCACTTTAAAAGCGACAATCAGTGCGCGAACGTTTCCAGCCATGGATGGATTTTCCTATTTGCGTATGTCGTCTTCGCAATCTCAATCCTCAACTTCTTGTCGTTGTGCGAAAGCGCGGTATTCAGCGTGGCCACTGCGACTATCTCACTTCCGCTATCCGGTATATGGTGGAGCCTTTACAGAATGGACATCGGTTTACACGGGGGTAAATACGTGTGGTGCATGAAATGTTGTAGCTTTAGTTTCAATTTTGGAACTAAATTTGGATTTGTCTCCCAAAACTTGCGTGACGTCAAAGCAGATACGAGATATTAA